From a single Bacillus pumilus genomic region:
- a CDS encoding thiamine pyrophosphate-binding protein has protein sequence MKKNISSQVIQYLESRGIEHIFGLCGHTNIAFLSALEKSSIKFVNVRHEQIAAHAADGYARAKKQTSVVLSHLGPGLTNAATGVANAALDSIPMVVIAGDVPSHYYGKHPHQEINLHSDASQYEIYRPFVKRAWRVDIPELFPEILSKAFQLAESGRPGPVLISVPMDVFSKDLDVSLFKQIEHHTQTIEKPSIDDHTAKRIMDRLLKAEKPLLYVGGGILLADAAEELKAFSEHLSIPVAHSLMGKGAMPDDHSMTLGMTGFWGTKFINDQCKEADYIVALGTRFAEADASSWESDYTFNFSKTKLIHIDIDPNEIGRNYPVEIGAVADLKQALTVLNRVARERLPEGQDRPELKKDIAAYREEFQKSNLTNIQDESFPMKPQRILQEAREVLPTDAFITTDVGWNKNGVGQQFPVFTPGTILTPGGFATMGFGAPAALGVKIAQPDRVVVSLVGDGGFGQNPSVLATAVEENIPVVWIVMNNSAFGTIAGLQMAHYETTYGTVFRKDGESYSPDFAAIARGYGMKGVKITRADEFKEALAEAISSQEPCVIDVAMKNDPVPTDGHWNINDIYSPNTKRSHVSVN, from the coding sequence ATGAAAAAGAATATATCATCACAGGTCATTCAGTATTTAGAAAGTCGGGGAATCGAGCATATTTTTGGCCTCTGTGGTCATACGAATATTGCTTTTCTATCAGCGCTTGAAAAAAGCAGTATCAAATTTGTGAATGTGAGACATGAACAGATTGCTGCACACGCGGCAGATGGATATGCAAGAGCGAAGAAACAGACATCTGTTGTTCTCAGTCATTTAGGACCGGGACTGACAAATGCGGCAACAGGAGTAGCGAATGCAGCACTTGATTCCATTCCCATGGTTGTTATTGCAGGAGATGTCCCAAGTCATTACTACGGAAAGCACCCACACCAAGAAATTAATCTTCATTCCGATGCTTCTCAATATGAAATTTATCGACCGTTTGTGAAAAGAGCATGGCGTGTCGACATTCCAGAGTTATTCCCAGAGATTTTGTCAAAAGCATTTCAGTTAGCCGAAAGTGGCCGTCCTGGACCAGTACTCATTTCAGTTCCGATGGATGTGTTCTCAAAAGATTTAGATGTATCCCTATTTAAACAGATTGAACATCATACACAAACAATAGAAAAACCATCTATTGATGATCATACGGCAAAACGTATCATGGACCGATTACTGAAGGCTGAAAAACCACTTTTATATGTAGGAGGGGGCATTTTACTAGCCGATGCCGCAGAGGAATTAAAGGCATTCTCTGAGCATCTCAGTATCCCTGTTGCTCATTCCTTAATGGGGAAAGGAGCGATGCCGGACGATCACTCAATGACTCTTGGAATGACTGGATTCTGGGGCACAAAGTTCATCAACGATCAGTGTAAAGAGGCAGATTACATTGTCGCCTTAGGAACACGTTTTGCTGAAGCGGATGCAAGTTCTTGGGAATCGGATTATACGTTCAACTTCTCAAAAACCAAGCTGATCCATATTGACATTGACCCGAATGAAATTGGACGGAACTATCCAGTAGAAATTGGAGCTGTAGCTGATCTAAAGCAGGCGTTAACCGTGCTGAACCGTGTGGCGAGAGAGAGACTGCCAGAAGGTCAGGATCGACCTGAATTGAAAAAAGACATTGCTGCATATCGTGAGGAATTTCAAAAGAGTAATTTGACGAATATTCAAGATGAATCCTTCCCAATGAAGCCGCAGCGCATTTTACAGGAAGCGCGAGAAGTATTGCCTACAGATGCCTTTATAACAACAGATGTTGGCTGGAATAAAAATGGCGTAGGCCAGCAATTCCCTGTGTTTACGCCAGGTACAATTTTAACACCAGGTGGTTTTGCGACGATGGGATTCGGAGCGCCCGCAGCACTTGGGGTCAAAATCGCCCAGCCTGATCGTGTCGTTGTGTCACTTGTTGGAGATGGTGGTTTTGGTCAAAATCCATCTGTGCTGGCAACAGCTGTGGAGGAGAACATTCCGGTTGTGTGGATTGTGATGAACAACAGTGCGTTTGGGACAATTGCTGGCTTACAAATGGCACATTATGAAACGACTTATGGCACTGTCTTTAGAAAAGATGGTGAAAGTTACTCACCGGATTTCGCTGCTATTGCTAGAGGTTATGGAATGAAAGGGGTAAAAATTACCCGTGCTGATGAATTCAAAGAGGCATTAGCGGAAGCAATTTCATCTCAAGAGCCATGTGTGATCGATGTGGCGATGAAAAATGATCCTGTGCCTACTGATGGTCATTGGAATATCAATGATATTTATTCACCAAATACAAAACGCTCACATGTCAGTGTGAATTAA
- a CDS encoding cupin domain-containing protein, protein MKIKVLNPFQDGYPLWLGLDHPEEQMIRKVFQTITPDTVGSEHMMAGLTIFEPGEASSVHNHPGSEEFDYVVKGSGEVVCDGERQSFKQNDFMFIPDGVSHQHVNTGDEPLWLIWLYTPQGQLPKD, encoded by the coding sequence ATGAAAATTAAAGTATTGAATCCGTTTCAAGATGGGTATCCATTATGGTTAGGTTTAGATCATCCAGAAGAGCAAATGATTCGAAAAGTGTTTCAAACCATTACACCAGATACCGTTGGTTCGGAGCATATGATGGCAGGTCTCACGATTTTTGAGCCGGGAGAAGCAAGTTCTGTTCACAACCACCCAGGTTCAGAGGAATTCGATTATGTGGTTAAGGGATCTGGCGAGGTCGTTTGTGATGGAGAAAGACAGTCCTTTAAACAAAATGACTTTATGTTTATTCCAGATGGTGTCTCTCATCAGCATGTGAATACAGGGGATGAACCTTTATGGCTTATTTGGCTGTATACACCACAAGGACAGCTGCCAAAGGATTAA